The Anaeromicrobium sediminis genome includes a window with the following:
- a CDS encoding FAD binding domain-containing protein, with translation MIGFQYYRPDNLEIASEILIKNGTYTHILNGGTDLIERIKNETVKADILVDIKGIEALHKIDFVEDKGLYIGACATLKDLINSNVVQEKYRILIDSMESIGTERIRKRGTVIGNICNGSYLGDTLTTLIILDTEVMIYSYVRGERQIPIDEFLTWTGTTSLKRGEIVKGIKIPYHEYIDGGFIKIYKNKGNLSITNLSIGKINDEYRIAFYMPGSTPVRIREVEEFLKGRKITEYDIYKVAKMAENKVIEKDSFNLLKKDDVKQIKDLIKYVFLAFSKEPD, from the coding sequence ATGATCGGTTTTCAATACTATAGACCCGACAACTTGGAGATAGCTAGTGAAATATTAATTAAAAATGGAACATACACACATATACTAAATGGAGGCACTGACTTAATAGAAAGGATAAAAAACGAAACAGTTAAAGCAGACATATTAGTAGATATAAAGGGGATAGAGGCACTTCATAAAATTGATTTTGTTGAAGACAAAGGATTATATATAGGTGCCTGTGCTACACTAAAGGATTTAATAAATAGTAATGTAGTGCAAGAAAAATACAGAATACTAATAGATAGCATGGAATCCATAGGAACAGAGAGAATAAGGAAAAGAGGAACTGTAATAGGGAATATTTGCAACGGATCATACTTAGGAGATACTCTTACAACTTTAATCATATTAGATACGGAAGTTATGATATATAGTTATGTAAGGGGAGAACGGCAAATACCAATAGATGAATTTCTTACCTGGACTGGAACTACGTCATTAAAAAGAGGAGAAATAGTAAAAGGAATTAAAATACCTTATCATGAATATATAGATGGTGGATTTATAAAAATATATAAGAATAAGGGGAATTTATCCATAACTAATTTATCAATAGGGAAAATTAATGATGAATATAGAATTGCCTTTTATATGCCAGGCAGTACTCCTGTAAGGATAAGGGAAGTTGAAGAATTTTTAAAGGGAAGAAAAATTACAGAATATGATATATACAAGGTAGCTAAGATGGCAGAAAATAAAGTGATAGAAAAGGATTCCTTTAACCTACTTAAAAAAGATGATGTGAAACAGATAAAGGATTTAATTAAATATGTTTTTCTAGCATTTTCAAAAGAACCTGATTAA
- a CDS encoding carbon-nitrogen hydrolase family protein, whose amino-acid sequence MKEHVACCIQMAIEPNKIKQNIDKCCEWIIRAKKEYDCELVVLPESITTGFTPNMEVMEFYEMLDFVPGRDTKKIQQLARELKIHINFPLYEKGKNPGEILNSSLLIDDNGDILGNYRKTHPFPTERIEGGGWTTPGNEVVVVDTKLGKIGLIICYDGDFPELSRMLALKGAEIITRPAALLRSFEIWEFVNKARAYDNHVYLLAANSIGADAGGTHYFGHSMIVNPIGQTIALGRGCEEIIGVKLDPNPIKHVTYGCNSPMIFDHLEDRNVGVYEGILTEGRSAFEPAKRIPYKRGI is encoded by the coding sequence ATGAAAGAACATGTGGCATGTTGTATTCAGATGGCTATTGAGCCAAATAAGATAAAGCAGAATATTGATAAATGTTGTGAGTGGATTATAAGGGCTAAGAAGGAATATGATTGTGAGTTGGTAGTATTGCCAGAGAGTATTACTACTGGATTTACTCCTAATATGGAGGTTATGGAATTTTATGAAATGTTAGATTTTGTTCCGGGTAGAGACACTAAAAAAATTCAACAATTAGCTAGGGAATTAAAGATTCATATAAACTTCCCTCTTTATGAAAAGGGGAAGAATCCTGGTGAAATATTAAATAGTAGTTTGCTTATAGATGATAATGGAGACATATTAGGAAACTATAGAAAGACCCACCCATTCCCAACGGAAAGGATAGAAGGAGGGGGATGGACTACTCCTGGCAATGAAGTGGTTGTAGTGGATACGAAGTTAGGAAAAATAGGTCTTATAATCTGTTATGATGGAGATTTTCCAGAACTAAGTCGTATGCTTGCACTAAAGGGAGCTGAGATTATCACTAGGCCAGCGGCACTTCTTCGTAGTTTTGAAATATGGGAGTTTGTAAATAAGGCTCGTGCATATGATAATCATGTATATTTATTAGCAGCCAATTCAATAGGTGCAGATGCAGGAGGCACTCACTATTTTGGTCATAGTATGATTGTAAATCCTATCGGCCAGACTATTGCTTTGGGTAGGGGCTGTGAAGAAATAATAGGAGTTAAATTAGATCCTAATCCTATAAAACATGTTACATATGGTTGTAACAGCCCTATGATATTTGATCATCTAGAAGATAGAAATGTGGGAGTATATGAGGGAATATTAACTGAAGGAAGATCAGCTTTTGAACCAGCTAAAAGAATTCCATATAAAAGGGGGATTTAA
- a CDS encoding anaerobic ribonucleoside-triphosphate reductase activating protein → MNILGHEKTSFIDYPDKICTMYFMGGCNFRCGYCHNKDLVENKGVPILESHIFEFLKKRKKYIDGVCISGGEPTLHEELYDFIVSIKKEGLLVKLDTNGTNPSMIKRLIDENLVDYIAMDMKAPINKYAVVTNVAVNVDNLKESIKLLTTSNVDYEFRTTVCRELVSTEDILEIAKELKGSKRYIIQNFRDRKTVLEGKNKFTSYNKEELEYIRSEIEDYFNEVKIR, encoded by the coding sequence ATGAATATATTAGGCCATGAAAAAACTTCTTTCATAGATTATCCAGATAAAATATGTACCATGTATTTTATGGGTGGATGTAACTTTAGATGTGGGTACTGTCATAATAAGGACCTTGTTGAAAATAAGGGAGTTCCTATTTTAGAAAGTCATATATTTGAGTTTTTGAAGAAGAGAAAAAAATATATAGATGGAGTATGCATATCTGGTGGAGAGCCTACCTTACATGAAGAATTATATGATTTTATAGTTTCTATAAAAAAAGAAGGCTTATTAGTTAAATTAGATACTAATGGAACTAATCCAAGTATGATAAAGAGATTAATAGATGAAAATCTAGTTGACTATATAGCCATGGACATGAAGGCACCCATAAATAAGTATGCTGTTGTGACTAACGTGGCGGTTAATGTGGATAATCTAAAAGAAAGTATAAAGTTATTAACAACTTCTAATGTAGACTATGAATTTAGAACCACAGTATGCAGAGAATTAGTAAGTACGGAAGATATATTAGAAATTGCTAAAGAGTTAAAGGGAAGTAAGAGATATATAATACAAAACTTCAGAGACAGGAAGACTGTTTTAGAAGGTAAAAATAAATTCACTTCATATAATAAGGAAGAATTAGAATACATAAGGTCAGAAATAGAGGATTATTTTAATGAAGTGAAAATAAGATAG
- a CDS encoding MFS transporter gives MNREYKQIIFLRLIYSIFKSFVLIFVNIYLWKTSKDIKSVAIFNSCNYIAAFLSFYIANRIALKNMKINYILSSISFISLFIITAILKENTYHYAPIIGFLGGCGDGMFFFNLNFFQANKLDKEAADKFISILGMVNKASSIITPLISGIVIEKYGFIYMIYTLVILLIIQFINVMFIPSSKIHSLGKLNFKRLKNKDFLKITMTNGILTPYWEFGIISYSIFLFSFSNKEGLTGMLNSGFSLLAILFYYLYIRLTEKVERKNLMFMGSLCLSIAMVFLIKPMFTGFLIYSFMIVIGDSFFSKPLVGIQLYITKKYSETMEDVFDNLILRVFFLTMGRVIFHALMYFFFTGYDSLIFKVLLFYNMLIPYVTYRLGESEV, from the coding sequence ATGAATAGGGAATATAAACAGATAATATTTTTAAGATTGATATATTCCATATTTAAAAGTTTTGTACTTATATTTGTAAATATATATCTTTGGAAGACATCTAAAGATATTAAATCAGTGGCTATATTCAATAGCTGCAATTATATTGCAGCTTTTCTTTCTTTTTATATAGCTAATAGAATAGCTCTTAAAAATATGAAAATTAACTACATATTATCTTCCATATCATTTATAAGTTTATTCATAATTACAGCCATACTTAAAGAAAATACCTATCACTATGCCCCTATAATCGGATTTTTAGGAGGGTGTGGAGATGGGATGTTCTTTTTCAACTTAAATTTCTTCCAAGCTAATAAGTTAGATAAAGAGGCTGCAGACAAGTTTATAAGTATATTAGGAATGGTAAATAAGGCTTCTTCAATTATAACTCCCCTAATTTCAGGAATAGTCATAGAAAAATATGGATTTATATATATGATATATACCCTTGTAATTCTACTCATAATACAGTTTATTAATGTAATGTTCATTCCAAGCAGTAAAATCCACAGCCTAGGAAAACTTAATTTTAAGAGATTAAAAAACAAAGATTTCTTGAAAATAACTATGACCAATGGAATACTCACTCCCTATTGGGAATTTGGAATCATATCCTATAGTATTTTTTTATTTAGCTTCTCCAATAAAGAGGGATTAACAGGGATGCTCAACTCAGGATTTTCCCTGTTGGCCATATTATTTTATTATTTATATATAAGACTTACAGAAAAGGTTGAAAGAAAAAATCTTATGTTTATGGGATCTCTATGTTTAAGCATAGCTATGGTATTTTTAATAAAACCCATGTTTACAGGATTTTTAATATATAGTTTTATGATAGTTATAGGAGATAGCTTCTTTAGTAAACCACTAGTAGGAATACAACTCTATATTACAAAAAAATACTCTGAAACCATGGAAGATGTGTTTGATAACTTAATCCTAAGGGTATTTTTCTTAACCATGGGAAGGGTTATATTTCATGCTTTAATGTATTTCTTTTTCACAGGATATGACAGCTTAATATTCAAAGTACTTCTATTTTATAATATGTTAATTCCGTATGTTACCTATAGGCTAGGAGAGAGTGAAGTTTAG
- a CDS encoding ribonucleoside triphosphate reductase: MSVTKVQKRNSEIVDFDPIKIKEAIFSAAKSVDGKDEMAAKKLAKIVIDIINESHGASIPTVEDIQDIVEKVLIEEGHAKTAKAFILYRKKHEEIREVRNLFMDAEKMVEEYVNLEDWRVNENANMGFSLQGLNNHIVESITKKYWLNKIYKKELRDAHIKGDLHIHDLGLLAPYCCGWDLEAFLRNGFKGAKGKIESKPPKHFESALGQLVNLLYTLQGESAGAQAVSSIDTYLAPFIYYDNLDYEQVKKAIQRFVFNLNVPTRVGFQTPFTNITLDITPHALVKNQGVIIGGVKMDKTYKEFQKEMDMFNKAFCEVMMEGDGAGRAFSFPIPTVNITDDFPWDSEAVNSIMEMTRKFGTPYFANFLNSDMSPEDVRSMCCRLRLDNRELRKRGGGLFGANPLTGSINVVTLNMARIGYTSKTIEEFKKQVRVLMEKAKIVCEEKRKALEEYMEAGLYPYSRFYLQGVKAATGEYFKNHFSTIGLNGMNEACVNLLGVDITTEEGNEFAVEVMEFMNKVIQIFQEETGSLWNLEASPAEGATYRFARLDKKMYPNIFTQGEKEPYYTNSTQLPVGYTNDIFETIELQEKLQTLYTGGTVFHGFIGEEIESIETCKTLIKRVMKNSAIPYITITPTFSICDEHGYLSGEHYNCPICNEEAEVWTRVVGFHRPVQAWNKGKKEEYKDRVEYSTKKSLEDKEDKKIIKAV, from the coding sequence GTGTCAGTAACAAAGGTTCAAAAGCGAAATAGTGAAATTGTGGATTTTGATCCCATAAAGATAAAAGAAGCCATATTTTCTGCTGCTAAATCGGTAGATGGAAAGGATGAGATGGCAGCAAAAAAATTAGCTAAAATAGTAATTGACATAATAAATGAAAGTCACGGAGCTAGTATCCCCACTGTGGAGGATATACAAGATATAGTTGAAAAGGTATTAATCGAAGAAGGCCATGCTAAAACAGCAAAGGCATTTATTTTGTACAGAAAAAAGCATGAGGAAATAAGAGAAGTAAGAAATCTATTTATGGATGCTGAGAAAATGGTAGAAGAGTATGTGAATCTTGAAGATTGGAGAGTAAACGAAAATGCCAATATGGGATTTTCACTTCAAGGTCTTAATAATCATATAGTAGAGAGTATTACTAAAAAGTATTGGCTAAATAAAATATACAAAAAAGAACTTAGAGATGCCCATATAAAGGGTGATTTACATATACATGATTTAGGTTTACTTGCTCCATATTGCTGTGGATGGGATTTAGAAGCATTTTTAAGAAATGGATTTAAGGGAGCTAAGGGAAAAATAGAATCAAAACCTCCTAAGCACTTTGAATCAGCTTTGGGACAATTAGTAAATTTACTATATACCCTTCAAGGAGAATCAGCGGGAGCGCAAGCTGTATCTAGTATAGATACATATTTAGCACCATTTATATATTATGATAATTTAGACTATGAACAGGTTAAAAAGGCAATTCAAAGATTTGTGTTTAACCTAAATGTACCTACAAGAGTTGGATTTCAAACTCCATTTACAAATATAACCCTTGATATTACTCCCCATGCCTTAGTTAAAAATCAAGGAGTAATAATAGGCGGAGTAAAAATGGATAAAACATATAAAGAATTTCAAAAGGAAATGGATATGTTTAATAAGGCCTTTTGTGAAGTAATGATGGAAGGTGATGGAGCAGGGCGAGCATTTAGTTTCCCTATTCCTACAGTAAACATAACTGATGATTTTCCATGGGATTCAGAAGCAGTTAACTCTATTATGGAGATGACTAGGAAATTTGGTACTCCATATTTTGCTAACTTTTTAAACTCGGATATGTCTCCAGAAGACGTAAGAAGTATGTGTTGTAGATTAAGACTTGATAATAGAGAACTTAGAAAAAGGGGAGGCGGATTATTCGGAGCTAACCCATTAACAGGATCTATAAATGTGGTTACATTAAACATGGCTAGGATAGGATATACTTCTAAGACTATAGAGGAATTTAAGAAACAGGTTAGAGTTCTTATGGAAAAGGCCAAGATTGTGTGTGAAGAGAAAAGAAAAGCACTAGAAGAATATATGGAAGCTGGACTTTATCCTTATTCGAGATTCTATTTACAAGGAGTTAAAGCAGCTACGGGAGAATATTTTAAAAACCACTTCTCCACTATTGGATTAAATGGAATGAATGAAGCCTGCGTTAATCTATTAGGGGTGGATATTACTACAGAAGAAGGCAATGAATTTGCAGTAGAAGTTATGGAGTTTATGAATAAGGTGATACAAATATTTCAAGAGGAAACAGGTAGCCTATGGAATTTAGAAGCATCTCCAGCAGAAGGGGCCACTTATAGGTTTGCAAGACTTGATAAAAAAATGTATCCAAATATATTTACTCAAGGAGAAAAGGAACCATACTATACTAATTCTACTCAATTACCAGTAGGTTATACTAATGATATATTTGAAACTATAGAGCTTCAAGAAAAATTACAAACCCTATATACGGGAGGGACAGTTTTTCATGGTTTCATAGGTGAAGAAATAGAAAGTATAGAAACTTGTAAGACTTTAATAAAGAGAGTTATGAAAAATAGTGCTATTCCATACATAACAATTACGCCAACTTTCTCCATCTGTGATGAACATGGATATTTATCAGGAGAACACTATAATTGTCCTATTTGTAATGAAGAAGCAGAAGTTTGGACTAGGGTAGTGGGTTTCCACAGACCAGTTCAGGCATGGAATAAGGGGAAGAAAGAAGAATATAAGGATAGGGTAGAATATTCTACTAAAAAGAGTTTAGAAGATAAAGAAGATAAAAAGATTATAAAGGCCGTATAA
- the arcC gene encoding carbamate kinase: protein MKIVVALGGNALQEGKKAPTALEQLNIIKETSKHICDLIEEGHQLVIAHGNGPQVGRILLQNEQSKNEIPPMSLDVCGAMTQGMIGYHLQQAIGEELQLRNIDKKAISIVTQVVVDKNDKAFKNPTKPIGQFYSKEEADILIEEKEYTMTEDAGRGYRRVVPSPVPKEIVEIDVIKKLVDEYIVITVGGGGIPVIKENTLKGVEAVIDKDLASEKLAEDLDADILLILTAVEKVALNFGKKDEMWLDSVSVKEANRFVAEGHFAKGSMLPKINAAVKFASSKKGRKAIIASLNKGSDAVKGKSGTVVEI from the coding sequence ATGAAGATAGTAGTAGCACTAGGAGGAAATGCTCTTCAAGAGGGGAAAAAAGCACCTACTGCCTTGGAGCAGCTAAATATTATAAAGGAAACATCAAAACATATATGTGATTTAATAGAAGAAGGACACCAATTAGTAATTGCCCATGGTAATGGGCCTCAAGTGGGAAGAATATTACTTCAAAATGAACAATCTAAAAATGAAATTCCTCCCATGTCATTAGATGTATGCGGAGCCATGACTCAAGGAATGATAGGGTATCATCTACAACAGGCTATAGGAGAAGAACTACAACTTAGGAATATAGATAAAAAGGCCATATCCATAGTTACTCAGGTGGTAGTAGATAAAAATGATAAGGCTTTTAAGAATCCTACGAAACCTATAGGCCAATTCTATTCAAAAGAAGAGGCGGATATATTAATAGAAGAAAAAGAATATACTATGACAGAGGATGCAGGTCGTGGTTATAGAAGGGTTGTACCATCACCTGTTCCTAAAGAAATAGTTGAAATAGATGTAATTAAAAAGTTAGTAGACGAATATATAGTAATAACTGTAGGTGGAGGGGGAATTCCCGTTATTAAGGAAAATACCCTAAAGGGAGTAGAAGCTGTAATAGATAAGGATTTAGCCTCTGAAAAATTAGCAGAAGATTTAGATGCGGACATACTACTAATACTTACAGCTGTGGAAAAGGTTGCATTAAACTTTGGGAAGAAAGATGAGATGTGGTTAGATTCAGTTTCTGTTAAAGAAGCTAATAGATTTGTAGCAGAAGGTCATTTTGCAAAGGGAAGTATGCTACCTAAAATAAATGCAGCTGTGAAATTTGCTTCCTCTAAAAAAGGTAGGAAGGCCATAATAGCATCTTTAAATAAAGGTAGTGATGCTGTAAAAGGGAAATCAGGAACGGTTGTAGAAATATAG
- a CDS encoding CaiB/BaiF CoA transferase family protein — translation MGSLNGIKILDLTRVLAGPYATMVLGDMGAEIIKVEMPERGDDSRFFGPHINGESAYFMSINRNKKSMTLNLKTQEGKEILQELVKKCDVIVENFRPGTMEKLGLGYDEIRKVNPRIIYAASSGFGHSGPYSKRPAYDAVVQAMGGIMSITGHDMPTRVGASIGDITAGLFTTIGILSALYNRNLTGEGQKVDVAMLDCQVAILENAIARYLVSGEIPGPKGNRHPSIVPFENFETSDGEIMIAIGNDNLWKKFCMIAHREELIEDEKYKSNPLRNENYESLKIIMDKIMEEKTTEEWQHIFDEEGIPNSPINSVDKVIENEQVKSREMIVEVDHRVAGKTKIPGIPIKMSKTPGKIEKAAPTLGEHTKEILEKYLTYDEEYINELRNNGVI, via the coding sequence ATGGGTTCCTTAAATGGTATTAAAATATTAGATTTGACGAGGGTATTAGCAGGACCCTATGCCACTATGGTATTAGGCGATATGGGAGCTGAGATTATAAAGGTAGAAATGCCTGAGAGAGGAGATGATTCTAGATTCTTTGGGCCCCATATAAATGGTGAAAGTGCCTACTTTATGAGTATTAATAGGAATAAAAAGAGTATGACACTAAATTTAAAGACCCAAGAGGGCAAAGAAATATTACAAGAATTAGTGAAAAAATGTGATGTAATAGTGGAAAACTTTAGACCTGGAACTATGGAGAAATTAGGTCTTGGTTATGATGAAATAAGAAAAGTAAATCCAAGGATAATTTATGCAGCATCCTCTGGATTTGGTCACTCAGGCCCCTATAGTAAAAGACCTGCTTATGATGCAGTAGTGCAAGCCATGGGTGGCATAATGAGTATTACAGGCCATGATATGCCTACTAGGGTAGGGGCATCCATAGGAGATATAACGGCAGGGTTATTTACTACCATTGGAATATTATCAGCCCTTTATAATAGAAATCTGACTGGAGAAGGACAAAAGGTAGATGTAGCAATGCTTGATTGCCAGGTGGCCATACTTGAAAATGCCATAGCAAGATATTTGGTTTCGGGTGAAATACCAGGACCAAAGGGAAATAGACACCCTTCCATAGTTCCCTTTGAGAATTTTGAGACTAGTGATGGGGAAATTATGATAGCCATAGGTAATGACAACCTTTGGAAAAAATTCTGCATGATAGCTCATAGGGAAGAATTAATAGAAGATGAAAAATATAAGTCTAATCCACTGAGAAATGAAAACTATGAAAGTTTAAAAATTATTATGGATAAAATAATGGAGGAAAAGACAACTGAAGAATGGCAACATATATTTGATGAAGAAGGAATTCCAAACTCTCCTATAAATAGTGTAGATAAGGTTATTGAAAATGAACAAGTAAAGAGTAGGGAAATGATAGTGGAAGTAGACCACAGGGTGGCTGGAAAAACTAAAATTCCTGGAATACCTATAAAGATGAGTAAAACTCCAGGGAAAATAGAAAAGGCAGCTCCTACTTTAGGAGAACACACAAAGGAAATATTAGAAAAATACCTGACATATGATGAAGAATATATAAATGAATTGAGAAATAATGGAGTCATATAG
- a CDS encoding cyclase family protein gives MLPYWKNVKMYDLTQPLSHLTPPWPTYEPLQIKFFKRLAPNGANGQVLTHSNHVGTHLDGSIHFCTHGRDISEIPLDELVAPGVVVDISDMAEDYGIYTPDDLMARADIREGDILIINTGYHKYAWDQPEADEERYMLRHPGPTKEFSEWCKKMKFKWIGVDCGSADHPMNTKIRDWCPKEAKKADKFLMQKYDKGLDDFFSEDDYQLMHYDLFPHDIIHAENLGGDIAQLSGKRLVIGCFPWRFVGGESCISRIVAFDVEE, from the coding sequence ATGTTACCATATTGGAAAAATGTAAAAATGTATGATTTAACTCAACCATTAAGTCACTTAACACCACCATGGCCAACTTATGAGCCACTTCAAATTAAGTTCTTTAAAAGATTAGCTCCAAATGGTGCCAATGGGCAAGTACTTACTCATTCAAATCACGTGGGAACTCATTTAGATGGATCTATCCATTTCTGTACTCATGGAAGAGATATATCTGAAATTCCACTAGATGAATTAGTGGCTCCTGGAGTTGTTGTAGATATATCTGATATGGCTGAAGATTATGGAATCTACACTCCTGATGATTTAATGGCAAGAGCTGATATTAGAGAGGGAGATATTTTAATTATAAATACTGGATACCACAAATATGCATGGGATCAGCCAGAAGCTGATGAAGAAAGATACATGTTAAGACATCCAGGACCTACTAAGGAGTTTTCTGAGTGGTGTAAGAAAATGAAGTTTAAATGGATTGGTGTAGATTGTGGTTCAGCAGATCATCCAATGAATACTAAGATAAGAGATTGGTGTCCAAAGGAAGCTAAGAAAGCTGATAAGTTCTTAATGCAAAAGTATGATAAGGGATTAGATGACTTCTTTAGTGAAGATGATTACCAATTAATGCATTATGATTTATTCCCACATGATATTATCCATGCAGAAAACTTAGGTGGAGATATTGCCCAACTTTCAGGCAAGAGATTAGTTATAGGATGCTTCCCATGGAGATTTGTAGGTGGAGAATCTTGTATTAGCCGTATAGTTGCCTTTGATGTGGAGGAATAA